Proteins encoded by one window of Cloeon dipterum chromosome 2, ieCloDipt1.1, whole genome shotgun sequence:
- the LOC135935361 gene encoding uncharacterized protein LOC135935361 has protein sequence MQDNNTSNGAKTPSRHSIGSWHDDWSEEMKQHVDYEYLRRGLREPLGKGSTVTVNYSGNPLVATSIELTGVTHSSQHQQTELCASAAESIAKSKHTISKIIRHMHRIEHDLCLTQRELIRAADEESRTVNATEGINKMFEDLLLQRKKNQWTN, from the exons ATGCAAGATAACAACACTTCCAACGGTGCCAAAACACCATCCAGACATAGCATCGGCTCCTGGCATGATGACTGGAGTGAGGAAATGAAACAACACGTTGACTATGAGTATCTGCGGC GGGGCCTCAGAGAACCTCTGGGTAAAGGCTCGACAGTCACAGTAAATTACTCAGGCAACCCTTTGGTCGCCACCAGCATTGAACTTACAGGAGTGACTCATTCCAGTCAGCATCAGCAGACAGAGCTGTGCGCATCTGCAGCTG AATCCATCGCTAAATCCAAGCACACCATTTCCAAAATCATCCGGCATATGCATCGCATCGAGCACGACCTTTGCCTGACTCAGAGGGAGCTGATCCGGGCTGCAGATGAGGAATCTCGCACCGTGAATGCCACAGAGGGCATCAACAAAATGTTTGAGGACCTTCTGCTGcagcgaaaaaaaaatcaatggacAAATTGA